One genomic region from Methanobrevibacter sp. encodes:
- the glp gene encoding gephyrin-like molybdotransferase Glp, whose protein sequence is MKFISNLIPLEDALAKIDGNQKLMDTERIHVRDSQGRVLAHSISSYHNSPPFDKSAMDGYAVIAEDTFGASNNVIKELRIIDRIGAGDFSDKTLSNGEAIVIATGAPIPNGANAVLMKEFTYEDGDNLEIHSQVTPGENISPKAEDIAEGDEILCANVLIRPQEMGLIASAGHSEVEVYRKPRVKLLITGNELVEPSPELDMAKIINSNQFTIAALIRSAGAIVDIEHGADDFEAVKEAIDKASKEYDVVITTGGTAISKGDVVIEAVEELGEVLFHGVAMRPGKPVGAGIVNGTQVFMLSGQPVAAMGQFDIIARHYLFKMQGLDYSHKVIKRISQAKIPSSLGRTDYIRAVADDNGVHHVLNRGSGIIRSMVEANCYIIIDENHEGIEKGDEVDLIFFNDMAWPSL, encoded by the coding sequence ATGAAATTTATATCAAATTTAATCCCATTGGAAGATGCGTTGGCTAAAATTGATGGGAATCAGAAGTTGATGGATACTGAAAGGATACATGTAAGAGATTCTCAAGGCAGAGTTTTGGCTCATTCCATTTCCTCCTATCACAATTCCCCTCCATTTGACAAATCAGCTATGGATGGATATGCCGTGATAGCGGAAGACACTTTCGGTGCTTCAAATAATGTCATAAAGGAATTAAGGATCATTGATAGAATTGGAGCAGGGGATTTTTCAGATAAGACATTATCCAATGGCGAAGCTATTGTAATAGCTACCGGTGCCCCGATTCCAAATGGCGCTAATGCCGTTTTGATGAAGGAATTCACTTATGAGGATGGAGACAATCTTGAAATCCATTCACAGGTAACTCCTGGCGAAAACATTTCTCCAAAGGCTGAAGACATTGCAGAAGGAGATGAGATATTATGTGCAAACGTTTTAATCAGGCCTCAGGAAATGGGCTTGATTGCTTCAGCAGGTCACAGTGAAGTTGAAGTATATAGGAAGCCAAGAGTGAAATTGCTGATTACCGGCAATGAATTGGTGGAGCCTTCTCCAGAGCTTGACATGGCTAAGATAATCAATTCCAATCAATTCACCATTGCAGCATTGATTAGAAGCGCTGGAGCCATTGTTGATATAGAACATGGGGCAGATGATTTTGAAGCGGTCAAGGAAGCCATTGACAAGGCAAGCAAGGAATATGATGTTGTCATCACAACAGGCGGAACCGCAATCAGCAAAGGTGATGTGGTTATCGAAGCAGTTGAAGAATTAGGTGAAGTATTGTTCCATGGTGTTGCAATGAGGCCTGGAAAGCCTGTAGGTGCAGGTATTGTCAATGGAACTCAGGTCTTCATGCTTTCAGGTCAGCCTGTAGCCGCTATGGGTCAATTTGATATAATTGCAAGGCATTACTTGTTTAAAATGCAAGGACTTGATTATTCCCATAAGGTCATAAAAAGAATATCCCAGGCAAAAATACCTTCATCCCTTGGCAGAACCGATTATATACGTGCAGTGGCTGATGACAATGGTGTCCATCATGTATTGAACAGAGGTTCTGGAATAATAAGGTCCATGGTTGAAGCAAATTGCTATATAATCATTGATGAAAACCATGAAGGAATCGAAAAGGGAGATGAAGTTGACTTGATCTTCTTCAATGATATGGCATGGCCTAGCCTTTAA
- the purL gene encoding phosphoribosylformylglycinamidine synthase subunit PurL, which produces MTLTDSEVKYIEGILGREMNELEEGMLDVMFSEHCSYKSSRPILKMFPTEGENIILGPGDDAGLVSITDEYALAVGMESHNHPSAIEPYGGAGTGIGGILRDIISMGAMPIALLDSLRFGPLEDQKSRYLFEHVVEGISDYGNRVGVPTVAGEIEFDESFRTNPLVNVLCAGLVKKDEIVLAIAPNVGDVFLLMGGTTGRDGIHGVTFASEELTSDSEKEDRPAVQVADPFTKKRVLEASLEILEKIDCSGVKDLGGGGLTCCVSELVDKSGNGAVVDLNAIPLREEGMTPYEIMLSESQERMIFVINPKDVELAQTICDKHEIPSAVIGEVTDGNHMVVKDFDAEEELQTLCDVPTILLADPPSLNREMREPAKPTDLLEVEDGPIDDSLIKILSSPNVASKEWVYKQYDHEVQTRTVVKPGDDAAVLQIDGETAVALTADSNTIHTKLSPYDGGAGSVAEAIRNVVSMGAKPYAIVDCLNFGNPETPEILWQFKECIRGMSDIAAKFEAPVISGNVSFYNETEGIKINPTPAVGVIGVEKLSSIRTLPFKEEGDKIIIIGKTYDELGGSEYHRAVHGLEQGDAPKIRIDDELASANTILDLIENDADYTKYLEGEEELGITAVHDVSAGGIAIALSEMALSSKIGCEVDISKIPAEEGISDNNLLFSESHARFIITASTDKADEIISAIDVDAAIIGEVKGDSLVINKENENIVDLAVADLDDAYHGVIEKYMA; this is translated from the coding sequence AGGAGAAAACATTATTCTAGGTCCTGGAGATGATGCAGGGCTTGTATCCATCACAGACGAGTATGCTCTTGCTGTAGGTATGGAAAGTCATAATCACCCTTCAGCCATTGAACCTTACGGTGGAGCGGGAACCGGTATTGGAGGAATCCTAAGGGACATTATCTCTATGGGTGCAATGCCAATAGCTCTTCTTGACAGCTTACGTTTCGGTCCTCTTGAAGACCAGAAATCAAGATACCTCTTTGAGCATGTTGTAGAGGGAATCTCCGACTATGGTAACAGGGTAGGAGTTCCTACCGTTGCCGGTGAGATTGAATTTGACGAATCATTCAGAACAAACCCTCTTGTAAACGTATTGTGTGCAGGGCTTGTGAAAAAGGATGAAATCGTATTAGCCATTGCTCCAAATGTCGGTGATGTTTTCCTGCTTATGGGTGGAACCACCGGTAGGGATGGAATTCATGGAGTGACCTTCGCATCTGAGGAATTGACTTCCGATTCTGAAAAGGAAGACCGTCCTGCTGTGCAGGTTGCAGACCCATTCACCAAAAAGAGAGTGCTTGAAGCTTCACTTGAAATCCTCGAAAAGATTGACTGTTCCGGTGTAAAGGATTTAGGTGGAGGTGGCCTCACCTGTTGCGTATCAGAACTTGTAGACAAGTCTGGAAACGGTGCGGTAGTGGATCTTAATGCCATTCCTCTTCGTGAAGAGGGAATGACCCCTTATGAAATCATGCTTTCAGAATCACAGGAACGTATGATCTTTGTAATCAATCCTAAGGATGTCGAATTGGCTCAAACCATTTGTGACAAGCATGAAATTCCTTCTGCAGTAATCGGTGAAGTTACCGATGGAAACCATATGGTTGTCAAAGACTTCGATGCGGAAGAGGAACTTCAGACATTATGTGATGTTCCAACCATTCTCTTGGCAGATCCTCCTTCACTCAATAGGGAAATGAGGGAACCTGCAAAGCCAACTGATTTGCTTGAAGTTGAAGACGGGCCAATAGATGACTCATTAATCAAGATATTGTCTTCCCCTAACGTTGCAAGCAAGGAATGGGTTTACAAGCAATACGACCATGAGGTTCAAACCAGAACCGTTGTAAAGCCTGGAGATGATGCGGCAGTATTGCAAATTGACGGCGAAACAGCAGTTGCATTGACTGCAGATTCAAATACAATCCACACAAAACTCTCCCCATATGACGGTGGAGCAGGAAGTGTGGCTGAAGCCATTCGTAATGTGGTTTCAATGGGTGCAAAGCCTTATGCAATCGTAGACTGCCTTAACTTCGGTAATCCTGAAACCCCTGAAATCCTCTGGCAGTTCAAGGAGTGCATCAGAGGAATGTCTGACATAGCAGCTAAATTCGAAGCTCCTGTAATCAGTGGTAATGTAAGTTTCTACAATGAAACCGAAGGAATCAAAATCAACCCAACACCTGCTGTAGGTGTCATTGGTGTTGAAAAGCTCTCAAGCATCAGAACACTTCCATTCAAGGAAGAGGGGGATAAGATCATAATCATCGGTAAAACCTATGATGAGCTTGGAGGTTCCGAATATCACAGAGCGGTTCATGGATTGGAACAGGGAGATGCTCCTAAAATCAGAATCGATGATGAATTGGCATCTGCAAACACTATCCTTGACTTGATTGAAAACGATGCTGATTACACCAAATACCTTGAAGGAGAAGAAGAACTTGGAATAACCGCTGTTCACGATGTTTCCGCTGGTGGAATAGCCATTGCATTATCTGAAATGGCTTTAAGCAGCAAAATAGGCTGTGAAGTGGACATCAGCAAGATTCCAGCTGAAGAGGGAATCAGCGACAATAACTTACTGTTCTCAGAATCTCATGCTAGATTCATCATAACTGCAAGTACAGATAAGGCAGATGAAATAATCAGTGCAATTGATGTTGATGCTGCGATTATCGGTGAAGTCAAAGGAGATTCATTAGTTATCAATAAAGAGAATGAAAATATTGTAGATTTGGCTGTAGCTGATTTGGATGATGCTTATCATGGTGTCATTGAAAAGTATATGGCTTAA